The following are from one region of the Biomphalaria glabrata chromosome 4, xgBioGlab47.1, whole genome shotgun sequence genome:
- the LOC106078079 gene encoding uncharacterized protein LOC106078079 isoform X4, with translation MNGFRLVCYITLICSWMMVSLCTTSASAMPSPCSLTFWNKSTSLGSVSLGGLDRRDYVEYYVTYINAFRDDVIFEESNTTRFQPMRWFNVQSNVKSLLQITYIYLFNIFKSVFHIHTEHVEINVTPQDCIYTIDFEILEELTRNLFLDVSGKLTNPHICSAHIDNNDGEGRITFKCCEGDSLTGRKCQVVNETFVWELGLHIISILASSLILLYVYFGVYSRSSIRTEEFTFHPNSVRNISIKRSDEFKSPKDEGNVHDQTSNIEIIKEADEIQSHANPIINFSKVTTDAAKDVIQFVRTLSLMKVTSNNQVLQDNQEQIKTLVEKMKLDHNTLLLEIIEKKNSLDISEISKLKEDYELVIKAFHIVEEAAEMLNNSTKEIQKSHETFTIVKIMEAIRATEASEQAHKDMVEALSDFKNKISNFKQEFMASEDEKREFKEEVLKETKLSALNVRKQFRMAIAKAGQTASFAKETVELLSDLKKGINIVKKNTVLENDTYKLLVFKEKCVDENNLAITFTRCVTEFLTGLKTSFCNKKLKKQKYIKCSCCCCPYRLYLGRILSVLLSSIVLVPLIFIALEYKNNEKADYKILCETYKNKGYTCPFNVQEIPRELTYTVFGVYALFSVLYLILPLNCLTMIVCHLPGCCSKSKQAASNTLKIVFNLLSQFSIYLTWGLSLYTVFYFILSVVVLSSSTKNKLDDLVLTFFPLAVIVYEYIQNVTNKYKVITEKIINLLRTVPEFKCLPSNHSGNEAVLLPGSDVLHIASASVYKFVVRSNHLPLHLHLFQRCGWVRGECGHISTVCQIQS, from the exons TTTTGGAACAAATCAACGAGCTTGGGAAGTGTTTCCCTTGGTGGATTAGATCGAAGAGATTACGTGGAGTATTACGTCACCTACATCAACGCTTTCAGGGATGACGTCATTTTCGAGGAGTCCAACACGACACGGTTTCAACCAATGCG ATGGTTTAATGTACAGAGCAATGTGAAGAGTCTTTTGCAGATTACGTATATCTATttattcaacatttttaaaagcgtCTTCCACATACACACTGAACATGTTGAGATCAACGTCACACCACAAGACTGTATATACACCATTGACTTTGAAATACTGGAAGAGTTAACAAGGAATCTTTTTCTTgatg TTTCAGGAAAACTCACTAACCCTCATATTTGTTCTGCTCATATAGACAATAACGATGGGGAAGGAAGGATAACATTTAA GTGCTGCGAAGGTGACTCATTAACCGGAAGAAAGTGTCAGGTGGTCAATGAAACATTTGTATGGGAACTCGGTCTCCACATTATTTCAATCTTAGCTTCAAGCCTCATCCTGCTATATGTTTACTTTGGCGTTTATTCCAGATCTTCTATTAG gacTGAGGAGTTTACCTTTCATCCTAACAGCGttagaaatatttctataaaAAGATCCGATGAGTTCAAATCACCGAAAGATGAGGGAAATGTACATGACCAAACTAGtaatatagaaataataaaagagGCAGATGAAATTCAGTCGCATGCCAATCccataattaatttttctaaaGTGACAACTGATGCTGCTAAAGACGTTATTCAGTTTGTAAGAACTTTAAGTCTGATGAAAGTAACAAGTAACAACCAAGTTCTACAAGATAATCAAGAACAAATCAAAACGTTAGTTGAAAAAATGAAGCTAGACCATAATACTCTTTTATTAGAGATTATCGAGAAGAAAAATAGCTTAGATATATCAGAGATATCTAAATTAAAAGAAGATTATGAGCTTGTTATCAAAGCATTTCATATTGTTGAGGAGGCCGCTGAAATGCTAAACAATTCAAcgaaagaaatacaaaaatctCATGAAACTTTTACCATTGTAAAAATTATGGAAGCTATTCGTGCTACGGAGGCTTCAGAACAAGCACACAAAGACATGGTGGAAGCATtatcagattttaaaaataagatttcAAATTTCAAACAGGAATTTATGGCTTCAGAAGATGAAAAAAGAGAATTTAAAGAAGAGGTTCTGAAGGAAACAAAGCTGTCAGCTCTGAACGTTAGAAAGCAATTTAGAATGGCTATCGCCAAAGCTGGACAAACTGCATCATTTGCAAAAGAAACAGTGGAACTATTGTCAGATTTAAAGAAGGgaataaatattgttaaaaaaaatacggTGCTGGAAAATGACACATACAAACTGTtggtttttaaagaaaagtgtGTGGATGAAAACAACTTAGCCATAACATTCACAAGATGTGTAACAGAATTTTTAACTGGTCTTAAGACATCATTCTGT aACAAGAAACTCAAGAAACAAAAGTATATTAAATGCAGTTGTTGTTGCTGTCCATATCGACTCTACTTAGGGAGAATATTGTCCGTCCTACTCTCTTCCATTGTTTTAGTGCCTCTTATATTTATTGCCCTTGAATACAAAAACAACGAGAAGGCGGACTATAAAATACTATGTGAGACTTATAAAAACAAAGGCTACACTTGCCCGTTTAATGTCCAAGAAATACCAAGAGAATTGACCTACACAGTGTTTGGTGTCTACGCACTTTTCAGTGTCCTTTATTTGATTCTTCCATTGAATTGTTTAACAATGATAGTCTGCCATCTACCTGGATGCTGCAGTAAAAGCAAACAAGCAGCAAGCAATAccttaaaaattgtatttaatttgcTGTCTCAATTCTCAATTTATTTGACTTGGGGTCTTTCCCTCTAtactgtgttttatttcattctaaGTGTTGTGGTGCTATCATCCAGCACAAAGAACAAATTGGATGATTTAGTCCTTACTTTCTTTCCATTGGCTGTAATAGTGTATGAATACATTCAGAAtgttacaaataaatacaaggTCATCACAGAAAAAATTATTAATCTGCTACGCACGGTCCCTGAGTTTAAGTGTCTACCTAGCAATCACAGTGGTAATGAGGCAGTTCTTTTACCAG gcTCTGATGTTTTGCATATTGCCAGCGCTAGTGTATACAAGTTTGTTGTTCGTTCTAATCACCTACCTCTCCATCTTCACCTATTCCAACGATGTGGCTGGGTACGTGGTGAGTGCGGCCACATATCTACAGTTTGTCAAATACAAAGCTGA